The sequence cataatgatgataataattaatgaattagcaaaatacaaagtaaaattttttgttgtttttttttctactgtcaaaattaaaatattgttattaattattgcggcaattttgtaataaagaacaaaaatataaaattttgaagttagtaacattaaaaaaatttacttacttCATGCAGTTTTTATGTGCATTTTCTTcgacgaaaaaatattttagaaaaacatttaaattaatttattcaactagtattcttgtaaaattattttttacctaaattataattagcgtAGTGTTTTAGTAGAATTAGCATTTGTACTAATTTGTAACTATTGGAGCTGTGTACTTTCGgccattattttgtaaaaaaaaaagtgtagtTAAATAAGTTGTGATTTCTtgcacttatttttataaagtttgatgtcacaaattagtaataaaactatGCGTGAACCGTGTTTCCGTATTATTTctcctgtatttttttttataatttgctatTTAAAACCTAGGTACCCAGGAATGTACTTGTTGTAAGATGCAAATCCCCAATGTATAGGgataacatatattatgtattactagatgttgctcgtggctttgctcGCGTGTAAAGCCTTTCCTCCTACCAAAGTCCTAAATCAAGCGATCCCAAGGACCGTCAATaagacgtcagcgccatctgtttaaaaaatcagatcaaacatttcaatatttgccACAGAAGCAAATTAcacgcaataaaaataagccAATTATGTCAATCTAGGAGAAGTCCTAGATAGGATAGACCAAGGTCTATCCGAGTGAACAATACCCTCCCCTCCCTAAGTTCTTTAACTGATCCTGGATTTacttaacaaacatccaaaacttacacaattttataagtaaaaaagatAGATACGAAATTTTAAGATAACGACGatataagtgaaataaatatattagaacCCGTATTCCCACCAATTCATAGGATCATTATAGCATACCCAAAACAGAGCAACTGGGCTTTTTATTCAACGCCCCAACCCGACATACTCCCTACACAACGTCCAAATGATAGGCGCGGAAACGAATCCACGACCTCACATTTCTCGGTCTGCGACTCACTCTGCCACGAaaccatgaaaataaaaaaaaaaacatcaactaTTTGattacaactaatgaaaatagtTGTTGAGTCATTTTACCAAGACACCCTGGAATTATTATGCAACTACTTCGTAAATAGCTAAACACCGATGTTAAGCCCGTATCAAAGAAAGCGTTACTATCAAACAatacatatttgaattaaaaaatctatcCTGATGATGTCATGAATGCTACTGCTATTGCTCATGCTTTACCTGATTGGCCGAATTATTTACGATGGTATCCCTAAAAAGGACGTTTCTTACTcactttttatttgaaaaatgaaacatgttaaaaataaaaatacagaaaaataagtattcaaaatagaaaatgaaaaaataaataataaataccttccctttatacatatttcttactaaaaataaatatgtataaagctcacatttaaaacttaataatatttatgtctcTTTCTCGATTACGTGGCAAATAAcaggaaagaaagaaataatgaAAGTATCATGTTATATGGTAACACTGGCAAATGTATCTATACTCCGAGTCGAAACGTAAACGCAACTTGTAAAAAAGATAGAATTGACGCTAATATAACGAAGCCGccattattgtaaaataaaattttcaaaatacattTCACGTGCTCAACtggttattatttgttataaatagacGTTATAGTCACATATTTGTACAGAATGGCAGACAACGATGATCTCCTCGACTACGAAGATGAAGAGCAAGCAGATCAACAGACAGCCGATGGGGCGACAGAAGCGGCGCCAAAGAAAGAGGTTAAGGGCTCTTACGTATCAATACACAGTTCTGGCTTCAGAGATTTCCTACTAAAACCAGAAATATTACGAGCAATTGTCGATTGCGGTTTTGAGCACCCTTCAGAAGTACAGCATGAATGTATACCACAAGCAGTATTGGGTATGGACATCCTGTGCCAAGCCAAGTCTGGTATGGGTAAGACGGCGGTGTTTGTGTTGGCGACGCTACAGCAGCTAGAACCTTCGGAGAACCATGTCTACGTGCTCGTCATGTGCCACACAAGAGAGCTGGCTTTTCAAATCAGCAAGGAATACGAAAGATTCTCCAAATACATGTCAGGAGTGAAAGTGTCGGTGTTTTTCGGCGGAATGCCCATACAGAAAGACGAGGAGGTCCTCAAGACGGCGTGCCCACACATCGTGGTTGGTACACCGGGCAGAATTCTGGCGTTAGTCAACAGTAAGAAGCTTAACCTGAAGCATTTAAAGCACTTCATACTGGACGAGTGCGACAAGATGCTGGAGTCGCTGGACATGCGGCGTGACGTGCAGGAGATATTTAGGAACACGCCACACGGCAAGCAGGTGATGATGTTCTCCGCCACGCTCAGCAAGGAGATCAGACCCGTCTGCAAAAAGTTCATGCAGGACCCCATGGAGGTTTACGTTGACGACGAGGCCAAGCTGACGCTGCATGGCTTGCAGCAACATTATGTGAAGCTCAAAGAAAATGAGAAAAACAAGAAGCTGTTTGAACTTCTCGATGTGCTGGAGTTTAACCAAGTAGTAATATTTGTTAAGTCTGTACAACGCTGCATAGCTTTAGCACAACTATTGACTGACCAGAACTTCCCTGCAATAGGAATACATAGATCTATGACTCAGGATGAACGTCTGTCTCGCTACCAGCAGTTCAAGGACTTCCAGAAGAGGATATTGGTGGCTACAAACTTGTTTGGCCGAGGCATGGACATTGAGCGAGTGAACATCGTTTTCAACTATGACATGCCTGAGGATTCTGACACTTACCTGCATCGCGTCGCCCGTGCCGGTCGCTTTGGTACTAAAGGTCTGGCCATAACAATGGTGTCAGACGAAAATGACGCCAAAATCCTGAACGAGGTCCAAGACCGTTTTGATGTTAACATCACGGAGCTCCCCGAAGAGATTGAATTATCTACATACATTGAAGGCCGATAGATTTAAGTTCTAACGCACCAATATGGTCAAATAggttatttttcactttttgTAACAATACCAGTTTTGTCTTGTGGATTGATGTTTAGTTAAATCGAGCAAGTTATGTCCAAAACCTAACTCTAGGATAAAACCAATGACTGTCTTAAAATAAAGGCATTGTgataacaaatatgttttattttttatctatttacaaaatggacaataattatcctgattttattgatttcataatTTGCTAAGCATTATAATCTCCCAAAT comes from Manduca sexta isolate Smith_Timp_Sample1 unplaced genomic scaffold, JHU_Msex_v1.0 HiC_scaffold_1634, whole genome shotgun sequence and encodes:
- the LOC119191545 gene encoding ATP-dependent RNA helicase WM6; this translates as MADNDDLLDYEDEEQADQQTADGATEAAPKKEVKGSYVSIHSSGFRDFLLKPEILRAIVDCGFEHPSEVQHECIPQAVLGMDILCQAKSGMGKTAVFVLATLQQLEPSENHVYVLVMCHTRELAFQISKEYERFSKYMSGVKVSVFFGGMPIQKDEEVLKTACPHIVVGTPGRILALVNSKKLNLKHLKHFILDECDKMLESLDMRRDVQEIFRNTPHGKQVMMFSATLSKEIRPVCKKFMQDPMEVYVDDEAKLTLHGLQQHYVKLKENEKNKKLFELLDVLEFNQVVIFVKSVQRCIALAQLLTDQNFPAIGIHRSMTQDERLSRYQQFKDFQKRILVATNLFGRGMDIERVNIVFNYDMPEDSDTYLHRVARAGRFGTKGLAITMVSDENDAKILNEVQDRFDVNITELPEEIELSTYIEGR